The Streptomyces sp. NBC_01353 genome contains a region encoding:
- a CDS encoding cupin domain-containing protein: MPFTAPILPPGEPAAAVTPYGSADTTPPARRADRTGEAMADRSPNRFRIDRSSAEEEFGLACQRLIPWPGGDKEPPVGAMACFLRPGGDSDPDCHNQDEVMIILSGAGSVTLDGVLEPPFRAGDIVVLPRNQEHVVHNTGDEELSWVSLYWPLREPAVRTENEEVAA, encoded by the coding sequence ATGCCCTTCACCGCACCCATCCTGCCCCCGGGAGAGCCGGCCGCCGCCGTCACCCCGTACGGCAGCGCCGACACCACCCCGCCCGCCCGGCGGGCAGACCGCACAGGAGAGGCCATGGCCGACCGCAGCCCGAACCGCTTCCGTATCGACCGGAGTTCCGCCGAGGAGGAGTTCGGCCTCGCCTGCCAGCGGCTGATTCCGTGGCCCGGCGGGGACAAGGAGCCCCCGGTCGGCGCCATGGCCTGCTTCCTGAGGCCCGGCGGCGACTCCGACCCCGACTGCCACAACCAGGACGAGGTCATGATCATTCTCTCCGGCGCCGGCAGCGTGACCCTCGACGGCGTGCTCGAACCGCCGTTCCGCGCAGGCGACATCGTCGTCCTGCCCCGCAACCAGGAGCACGTCGTCCACAACACGGGCGACGAGGAGCTGAGCTGGGTCTCCCTCTACTGGCCGCTGCGCGAGCCCGCCGTCCGTACCGAGAACGAGGAGGTCGCGGCGTGA